Genomic DNA from Syntrophorhabdaceae bacterium:
GATCACCGAATCCTCGCTGCAGGTGATCCATGATATGACCTTTCCCCCGAAGAGCGGCTTTTTGACCTTTATGCCGGTGTCGTGGAAGACTATGCCGACGGCATCCGAGATCATTGCCCCGTTAAACCGCGCGGCAAGCCTGGGGAAAAGGTCCTTGCCGGTTACCGTGGAGCCGCCAAGTACGGCAAAAGGGTTATATTTTTTGAGAAGACCCTCAAAAACACCCGCATAGGTATCCCACCGGTAATCTGCCAAATCTGCGTTGTCTATGACAATGACCTTGTCCGAGAAGGGCTGTACTGTCGCGGCAACCTCTTTCACATTATGTCCGATAAGGACCGCATAAAGGGTGGAAGAAAAGTGTCCGGCGATCTCCTTTCCTTTTGACAGCAATTCAAGGGACACCTTCCTGACCGTTCCTTCTTTCAATTCAACGAATACAAAAACATCCTTCGGCATCGTCTCCTCCTTCCTATAGGACCTTTGCGTCTTCTTTTAATGCCTTTATCAGGTTTTTTACCTTCTCTTCAGGGGTTTCACCATCAATAATCTTCACCGGTGGTCTTTCCTGTGGTGATTCGTAAGAAAGGATCGTCACCTTTGAGGCGCCCGTTGCAATAGTCTCCTCCGGGATATCAAGCGATAACGGATCGACAACAGGGATAGCGGCCTTCATGGCCTTCATGACGCCGGTGATCAACGGGACCCTTGGTTCGTTCAACCCTTTTTGCGTTGTGAATAAGGCAGGCAGTGTAACCTCGGAGATCCCGCGCCCACCCTCTATCTCATTTTCAACCTTCACGGTATTCCCATCAAGGAGTTCCATCTTGAGAACAGCGCTTACATGGGGTATCCCCAAAAACTCCGATACCATGGCGCCCACATTCGCGCTCTCGTCATCGATGGCCTGCCTTCCGCAAAGGATCATATCAAACCCTTCTTTCACGGAGAATGCGGCAAGTATCCTTGCGATAACCAACGGGTCATCAATCGCCACCTTGCTGTTGTCCAGCAAAAAGGCCCGGTCAGCGCCCATCGCTATAGCAGTCCTCAGCGCCTCAACTGCCTTTTGGGTGCCGATGGTGCACACTGTGATCTGGACATCCTTTTGTTTTTCTTTGATCCTTACCGCCTCCTCAACGGCGAATTCATCAAAAAAGTTCATGTTGTACTTGTTTTCTATCTCCAGGGATTTCTTGTCGTTCTTAATGATGATACGTGCCTCTGTATCGGCCACCTGTTTGATAAAGATCAGGATATTCACGTTCTACCTCCTTATTGCTATCAGGTTAATGCTGCGGGTGGATTATTATAACTTTCCGAGGATCGTTCTGCCAATAAAATCTTTCAGTACCTCCTGGGTGCCTCCGCCAT
This window encodes:
- a CDS encoding electron transfer flavoprotein subunit beta/FixA family protein — its product is MNILIFIKQVADTEARIIIKNDKKSLEIENKYNMNFFDEFAVEEAVRIKEKQKDVQITVCTIGTQKAVEALRTAIAMGADRAFLLDNSKVAIDDPLVIARILAAFSVKEGFDMILCGRQAIDDESANVGAMVSEFLGIPHVSAVLKMELLDGNTVKVENEIEGGRGISEVTLPALFTTQKGLNEPRVPLITGVMKAMKAAIPVVDPLSLDIPEETIATGASKVTILSYESPQERPPVKIIDGETPEEKVKNLIKALKEDAKVL